The Humulus lupulus chromosome 4, drHumLupu1.1, whole genome shotgun sequence genome has a window encoding:
- the LOC133830805 gene encoding ankyrin repeat-containing protein BDA1-like: MESSRTDRDDTNNRITGSILLFEASKEGSVATLNALIKNDPLILTRISLTTFTESPLHISAALNHLDFTVELLKLKPQLALELDSLRRSPLHLAAAEGHMEIARALLRANKDVFFVKDQHGRIPLHYAAMRGRVDVIQLLVDAQSESVFEVLPNGETALHLCVRYNHLEALRLLVEASGRDTDTAKFLNAKEHETGNTALHLAVTLEQSETVEYLLSINGVEKDIVNNEGHKVSDLVDDLATDFNTVQIQRMMDVKLAKKSFKSRWFHTIYKHLKSKRLKDVEGSIMVVATLIVSMTFQATINPPGGVWQQTYNTTNGVGSDFDCQNRTCLAGTSVLAHMDDYSSLYPLFLWFNSLAFLTSVNILLLIMAGAPIIRLFNLALCVTLAFLGFSFLLAMIMVTPDHMKQKVNYLLLFAYVWWGIFLLCGAWHTIRLVLRMPKCLHDGKNFISRKWQAWFGSSRA; encoded by the exons ATGGAATCGAGCAGGACTGATAGAGATGACACTAATAATAGAATCACAGGGTCAATACTTTTATTTGAGGCCTCAAAGGAAGGATCGGTAGCGACCTTGAATGCCTTGATAAAAAATGATCCCTTGATCTTGACTAGAATTTCACTCACCACTTTCACTGAATCTCCTTTACACATATCAGCTGCGCTCAACCACCTCGATTTCACTGTAGAGCTTCTGAAGCTGAAGCCGCAGCTTGCTTTGGAGCTGGACTCCTTAAGACGCTCACCTCTTCACTTGGCTGCCGCCGAGGGGCACATGGAGATAGCCCGAGCCTTGTTGCGTGCAAATAAAGATGTTTTCTTTGTTAAAGACCAACATGGAAGAATCCCTCTCCACTATGCTGCCATGAGAGGTCGCGTGGATGTGATTCAACTTCTTGTTGATGCCCAAAGCGAGTCGGTTTTTGAGGTGCTTCCCAATGGAGAAACAGCTCTACATTTATGCGTTCGGTATAAccacttggaggctctgagactGTTGGTGGAAGCCTCGGGTCGTGACACTGACACCGCCAAGTTCCTCAACGCCAAAGAGCATGAAACTGGGAACACAGCTTTGCATTTAGCAGTCACGCTGGAGCAATCTGAG ACTGTAGAGTACTTGCTTTCGATCAATGGGGTGGAAAAAGACATCGTGAACAACGAAGGTCATAAAGTCTCTGATCTGGTTGATGATCTAGCAACAGATTTCAACACAGTCCAAATCCAACGTATGATGGATGTGAAGTTGGccaaaaaatcatttaaaagccGGTGGTTCCATACGATTTATAAGCACTTAAAGAGTAAAAGGCTGAAAGATGTAGAAGGATCAATCATGGTGGTGGCCACCTTGATCGTGTCAATGACATTTCAGGCCACAATTAACCCTCCAGGCGGAGTATGGCAACAAACGTACAACACAACCAATGGCGTTGGAAGTGATTTTGATTGCCAAAATCGTACATGTTTAGCGGGAACCTCGGTACTAGCACATATGGACGACTACAGCAGCCTTTATCCTTTATTCTTATGGTTCAACAGCTTGGCATTCCTTACTTCAGTCAATATCCTACTTCTGATTATGGCGGGAGCACCTATCATCAGGCTCTTTAATTTGGCCTTGTGTGTCACCTTGGCATTTTTGGGTTTCTCTTTCCTCTTAGCCATGATAATGGTGACTCCCGATCATATGAAGCAAAAAGTAAACTATTTGCTCCTATTTGCTTATGTTTGGTGGGGGATATTTCTGCTTTGTGGGGCGTGGCACACAATTCGCTTAGTTCTTAGGATGCCAAAATGTTTGCACGACGGCAAAAACTTCATCAGTCGTAAATGGCAGGCATGGTTTGGTAGTTCTCGTGcataa
- the LOC133829707 gene encoding phenylacetaldehyde reductase-like, whose translation MEKMIGEGKVVCVTGASGYIASWLVKLLLQRGYTVKASIRDLSDVKKTEHLVSLDGAKERLHLSKANLLEEGSFDSVVDDCECVFHTASPVLFTVKDPQEELIEPALKGTLNVLRSCAKVASLKRVVLTSSMATVILSGTPPSSTDMIVDETCFSNPIYCKNSKLWYMFSKILAEEAAWKFAKENGIDLVSLNPGYVIGPLLQPTLNSTVEMILNLIKEARFPNMIHYCVDVRDTAMAHIHAFEMASASGRYCLVGYNIHMSETANILRQLYPTLTISNECEAYPLEEGAQVSKEKALTLGVKFTPLEVSLRDTIESLKEKGFLKI comes from the exons atggagaagatGATCGGAGAAGGGAAGGTGGTGTGTGTGACTGGGGCTTCCGGCTACATAgcctcatggctggtcaagctctTGCTACAACGTGGCTACACTGTCAAAGCTTCCATTCGTGATCTTA GCGATGTTAAGAAAACAGAACATTTGGTTTCACTTGATGGAGCTAAGGAAAGACTTCATCTGTCTAAAGCAAATTTATTGGAGGAAGGATCCTTTGACTCTGTGGTTGATGATTGTGAATGTGTTTTCCACACAGCATCCCCTGTGCTATTTACAGTCAAAGATCCACAg gAAGAACTGATTGAACCAGCATTGAAGGGAACACTTAATGTTCTGAGGTCATGTGCAAAAGTGGCTTCTCTTAAGAGGGTAGTTTTAACATCTTCTATGGCTACAGTTATACTCAGTGGGACACCGCCGTCCAGTACAGATATGATAGTTGATGAGACTTGCTTCTCAAATCCAATTTATTGTAAGAATTCAAAG CTTTGGTATATGTTTTCAAAAATCTTAGCTGAAGAGGCCGCTTGGAAATTCGCTAAAGAAAATGGGATTGATTTGGTTTCACTTAACCCAGGATATGTGATTGGCCCATTACTACAACCAACTCTTAATTCAACTGTGGAAATGATTCTGAATCTTATAAAAG AAGCAAGATTTCCCAACATGATTCATTATTGTGTTGATGTTAGAGATACCGCAATGGCACACATTCATGCATTTGAGATGGCTTCAGCCAGTGGAAGATATTGTCTAGTTGGATACAATATACACATGTCTGAGACTGCAAACATTTTAAGACAACTCTATCCCACTTTGACCATTTCTAACGA ATGTGAAGCTTACCCTCTTGAGGAAGGAGCCCAAGTATCAAAGGAGAAAGCACTAACTTTGGGAGTTAAGTTCACACCATTGGAGGTGTCTCTAAGGGACACTATTGAAAGTTTGAAGGAAAAGGGTTTCCTCAAAATTTAA